From the Roseibium sp. HPY-6 genome, one window contains:
- a CDS encoding LysE family transporter, protein MTVLEYVLIGFFVGVITTAPVGPVNVMAIQHAVRSGFSHGVFVGLGAVVADTIFASAAIFGVAAVTNFIEGQFRLIEVVGGALLIIFGIKIWNTHPHLQKSDNGREYSYLGDTTAAFFIAITNPGTILVFLFIFGALGNYRPEPGDHFGALMMIAGVAAGATTWWIFVSAVVSHFKTRIDDRWLDRINHIAGVALIVFGGLIYLDLVVNGISHATGFWSHL, encoded by the coding sequence TGTTGGGGTTATCACGACGGCCCCGGTGGGGCCCGTCAACGTTATGGCCATCCAGCACGCCGTCAGAAGCGGGTTCAGTCATGGTGTTTTCGTCGGTTTGGGCGCCGTGGTCGCCGATACGATTTTTGCGTCAGCGGCGATTTTCGGCGTTGCTGCCGTTACGAATTTCATCGAGGGACAGTTCCGCTTGATTGAAGTCGTCGGAGGAGCGCTTCTGATCATTTTCGGCATCAAGATCTGGAACACGCATCCGCATCTGCAAAAAAGCGATAACGGCCGCGAATACAGCTATCTGGGTGACACGACGGCGGCCTTTTTCATTGCCATCACCAACCCGGGAACCATCCTGGTGTTTTTGTTTATTTTCGGTGCTCTCGGAAACTATCGTCCAGAGCCCGGCGATCACTTTGGCGCACTCATGATGATCGCGGGTGTTGCGGCCGGCGCAACGACATGGTGGATTTTTGTTTCGGCAGTGGTGTCGCATTTCAAGACAAGGATCGACGACCGTTGGCTTGACCGGATCAATCATATCGCGGGTGTCGCGCTGATTGTCTTTGGCGGGCTAATCTATCTTGATCTGGTGGTGAATGGCATCAGCCACGCAACAGGTTTCTGGAGCCACTTGTAA